The following proteins come from a genomic window of Rhodobium gokarnense:
- a CDS encoding TRAP transporter small permease codes for MRRILAGRTPEEWIGAIAMTVVLALLGFQVVARFGFSRSFSWLEEVSRFAFVWAVYFGFVIAAEKDRHIRISLHIEALPRRPRLILFTLADTVWLVFNAVVIWHGYWFTMSMFEFPYISQTTGINLVWVQMIVPLGFLLMSVRIVQVMIRRWQGEEEHVDHRKGD; via the coding sequence ATGCGTAGGATCCTCGCCGGCCGCACACCGGAGGAATGGATCGGCGCCATCGCCATGACGGTGGTGCTGGCGCTGCTCGGCTTCCAGGTGGTCGCCCGGTTCGGCTTCAGCCGGTCGTTCAGCTGGCTGGAGGAAGTGAGCCGCTTCGCCTTCGTCTGGGCGGTCTATTTCGGCTTCGTGATTGCCGCGGAGAAGGATCGCCATATCCGCATCTCGCTGCATATCGAAGCCTTGCCGCGGCGACCGCGGCTGATCCTCTTCACCCTCGCCGACACCGTCTGGCTGGTCTTCAACGCCGTCGTCATCTGGCACGGCTACTGGTTCACGATGTCGATGTTCGAGTTCCCCTACATCTCGCAGACGACCGGTATCAATCTGGTCTGGGTGCAGATGATCGTCCCCCTCGGCTTCCTCTTGATGTCGGTGCGGATCGTGCAGGTCATGATCCGCCGCTGGCAGGGAGAAGAGGAGCACGTCGATCACCGCAAGGGGGACTGA
- a CDS encoding TRAP transporter substrate-binding protein, which produces MKLLRHAMIGALFAAVSAGPALAADYTIRLSHGDNENNPTHKGAVKFEELAEKYSDGRIDVQIFPNNQLGSEQEVAQALRTGSIEAEVLYTGNLVPLAPSVGVMMLPYAFTSNDEAHAAMDALKDPLNERLPKEAGVRILGYFEKGFRVLTNSKREVKTLDDLQGLKIRVSKNNIAIETFKSWGLDPIPMAWAEVFPALQQGVIDGQENPYTTSISSKFYEVQKYITEIHYLIWSGPIIISERFYQGLPADLQEALDRAGEEAAVYEREVSATETDKAMKELVKLGMVLSGAPTDEEKWQSAAKALWPSFSDDIGGKEWVDKASGIMEKAIKGGSE; this is translated from the coding sequence ATGAAACTTCTCAGGCATGCAATGATCGGTGCGCTTTTTGCGGCGGTGTCGGCGGGGCCGGCACTGGCGGCGGACTATACGATCCGGCTCAGCCACGGCGACAACGAGAACAACCCGACCCACAAGGGCGCGGTGAAGTTCGAGGAACTGGCGGAGAAATACTCCGACGGCCGCATCGACGTGCAGATCTTCCCGAACAACCAGCTCGGGTCTGAGCAGGAAGTGGCGCAGGCGCTGCGCACCGGCTCGATTGAGGCGGAGGTCCTCTATACCGGCAATCTGGTGCCGCTGGCGCCGTCGGTGGGTGTGATGATGCTGCCCTACGCCTTCACCTCGAACGACGAGGCGCATGCGGCGATGGATGCGCTCAAGGACCCGCTCAACGAGCGGCTGCCGAAGGAGGCGGGTGTGCGCATCCTCGGCTATTTCGAAAAGGGCTTCCGGGTTCTGACCAACTCCAAGCGCGAGGTGAAGACGCTCGACGACCTGCAGGGCCTGAAGATCCGCGTGTCGAAGAACAATATCGCCATCGAGACCTTCAAGTCCTGGGGGCTCGATCCGATCCCGATGGCCTGGGCGGAGGTGTTCCCGGCCCTGCAGCAGGGGGTGATCGACGGCCAGGAGAACCCCTACACGACGTCGATCTCGTCGAAGTTCTACGAGGTGCAGAAATACATCACCGAGATCCATTACCTGATCTGGTCCGGTCCGATCATCATCTCCGAACGCTTCTACCAGGGCCTGCCGGCCGACCTGCAAGAGGCGCTCGACCGCGCCGGCGAAGAAGCGGCGGTCTATGAGCGCGAGGTGTCGGCGACCGAGACCGATAAGGCAATGAAGGAGCTGGTCAAGCTCGGCATGGTGCTGAGCGGCGCGCCGACGGACGAGGAAAAGTGGCAGTCGGCGGCCAAGGCCCTGTGGCCCTCGTTCTCCGACGATATCGGCGGCAAGGAGTGGGTCGATAAGGCCAGCGGCATCATGGAAAAGGCCATCAAGGGCGGCAGCGAATAG
- a CDS encoding TRAP transporter large permease has translation MNISLLLTVTFVVFLVLGVPVAISIGLAAVLALASANMPMSYLVQTAYTAVDEFTIIAVPMFILAGTLMEKGGLTARLIGFSRAIVGPAPGGLATVTIVACTFFAAISGSGPATTAAIGSIMIPAMVKEGYGKGFGSAISSSAGGIGVVIPPSIPMIIYGITSETSISGLFIAGVVPGLMLSGALFLTSAIISRRRGYRARSAEPRSLRLVGRAAWEAKWALFAPVLILGGIYSGIFTVTEASVVAVFYALFIGIFVYREINVTGYLDSMTYAVRITGTVMLVLVTGRIVGRILSVFQVPQAVSAYLIETVSDPTMLILLILVMLVFIGMWMETLTQIIILTPLLLPVVTNVGLDPIQFGIVFVIACEIGYSTPPLGVNLFVASEIGNTTVEQVSKASIPFLAAEIFVMGLVAFIPELSMWLPRLLGFAT, from the coding sequence GTGAACATTTCGCTTCTCTTGACCGTCACCTTCGTCGTCTTCCTGGTGCTCGGCGTTCCGGTCGCGATCTCGATCGGGCTTGCCGCCGTTCTGGCGCTGGCCTCGGCCAACATGCCGATGTCCTATCTGGTGCAGACGGCCTACACCGCGGTCGACGAGTTCACCATCATCGCCGTGCCGATGTTCATTCTTGCCGGCACGCTGATGGAAAAGGGCGGCCTTACCGCCCGGCTGATCGGCTTTTCCCGTGCCATTGTCGGCCCGGCGCCCGGCGGCCTCGCCACCGTCACCATCGTCGCCTGCACCTTCTTTGCGGCGATTTCCGGCTCCGGACCGGCGACGACGGCGGCGATCGGCTCGATCATGATCCCGGCGATGGTGAAGGAGGGCTACGGCAAGGGCTTCGGCTCGGCGATTTCGTCGTCGGCCGGCGGCATCGGCGTGGTCATTCCGCCGTCGATCCCGATGATCATCTACGGCATCACGTCGGAGACCTCGATCAGCGGTCTTTTCATCGCCGGCGTGGTGCCGGGACTGATGCTTTCCGGTGCGCTGTTCCTGACCAGCGCCATCATCAGCCGCCGCCGCGGCTATCGCGCCCGAAGCGCCGAACCGCGCAGCTTGCGGCTGGTCGGCCGCGCCGCCTGGGAGGCGAAATGGGCGCTGTTCGCGCCCGTACTGATCCTCGGCGGCATCTATTCCGGCATCTTCACCGTCACCGAGGCCTCGGTGGTTGCGGTCTTCTATGCGCTGTTCATCGGCATCTTCGTCTACCGCGAGATCAACGTGACCGGCTATTTGGACAGCATGACCTATGCCGTGCGGATCACCGGCACCGTGATGCTGGTGCTGGTCACCGGGCGCATCGTCGGGCGCATCCTGTCGGTGTTTCAGGTGCCGCAGGCGGTCTCGGCGTATCTGATCGAGACCGTCTCCGACCCGACCATGCTGATCCTGCTCATTCTGGTGATGCTGGTCTTCATCGGCATGTGGATGGAGACGCTGACGCAGATCATCATCCTGACGCCGCTGCTTCTGCCGGTGGTCACCAATGTCGGCCTCGACCCGATCCAGTTCGGCATCGTCTTCGTGATCGCCTGCGAGATCGGTTATTCGACGCCGCCGCTCGGCGTCAACCTGTTCGTTGCCAGCGAGATCGGCAACACAACGGTCGAACAGGTCAGCAAGGCAAGCATCCCATTCCTGGCGGCGGAGATTTTCGTCATGGGCCTCGTCGCCTTCATCCCAGAGTTGAGTATGTGGTTACCGCGCCTGCTCGGCTTCGCAACCTAG